From the genome of Terriglobales bacterium, one region includes:
- a CDS encoding nucleotidyltransferase family protein produces the protein MTRAPSFCGVILAAGDSTRMGSPKALLPWRRGTFLSGTIRALTGFTDLVIVVAGSNAEILRPVADAEAAYLIPNPQPERGQFSSLQVGLQEVLNRGRDAAIITLVDRPPCATQTVSLLQQEFLARIARDVWAVVPEYQGQHGHPYVIGREMIGKFLDAPASATARDIQHANQAHIDYIAVTDPFVIANVDTPEDYQRLLANTPETSVSR, from the coding sequence ATGACCCGAGCTCCCAGCTTTTGTGGTGTCATCCTTGCCGCTGGCGACTCCACCCGCATGGGAAGCCCCAAGGCTCTCCTTCCCTGGCGCCGCGGGACATTTCTCAGCGGAACCATTCGCGCCCTGACCGGCTTCACCGATCTGGTCATCGTCGTCGCCGGATCGAATGCCGAGATCCTCCGTCCTGTTGCCGACGCGGAAGCCGCTTACCTCATCCCGAATCCGCAGCCCGAGCGCGGTCAGTTCAGTTCCCTCCAGGTCGGTCTTCAGGAGGTCTTAAACCGTGGCCGCGACGCCGCCATCATCACCCTCGTAGATCGGCCTCCCTGCGCCACCCAAACGGTGTCCCTGCTCCAGCAGGAGTTCCTTGCCCGTATCGCCCGCGATGTCTGGGCCGTCGTCCCCGAATACCAGGGCCAGCACGGTCATCCTTATGTCATCGGTCGCGAAATGATCGGCAAGTTTCTTGATGCCCCTGCGAGTGCGACCGCTCGCGATATCCAGCACGCCAACCAGGCTCACATTGATTACATTGCGGTGACAGATCCATTCGTCATCGCCAATGTCGACACCCCGGAGGACTACCAGCGCCTCCTGGCCAATACCCCGGAGACCTCTGTTTCACGATGA
- a CDS encoding OsmC family protein: MEVLIEHLGAVQFEIKARQHVIVSDQPADNGGYDEGMTPPELMLASLGSCAAFYAAAYLKKHGLASEGTKVRITAEKVKGPARLDDFKIEVDIPVELDEKHRAGVEDSVHRCLIHNTLLAPPKIGINIKSPVSV, translated from the coding sequence ATGGAAGTCTTGATTGAACATCTTGGCGCAGTGCAATTCGAGATCAAGGCCCGCCAGCACGTGATTGTGAGTGATCAACCGGCGGACAACGGCGGTTATGACGAAGGAATGACGCCTCCGGAATTGATGTTGGCGTCTTTAGGGTCGTGCGCGGCGTTCTATGCGGCAGCCTATCTGAAGAAGCATGGGTTGGCATCGGAAGGCACGAAGGTACGGATCACGGCAGAGAAGGTGAAGGGTCCGGCCCGGCTCGACGATTTCAAGATTGAAGTAGACATTCCAGTGGAATTGGACGAGAAACATCGGGCGGGAGTTGAAGATTCCGTTCACAGGTGCCTGATTCACAACACGTTGCTGGCGCCTCCGAAGATCGGGATCAACATCAAGTCACCGGTAAGCGTTTAA
- a CDS encoding haloacid dehalogenase-like hydrolase, whose protein sequence is MTQPVTSLSAAAEQFIESIIRQRPRLAVFDCDGTLWKADSGERFFYWEMERGLVSRDVADKMRERYELYRRGIVSEEQMCGEMVTMHKGISCDAIQRTADEFFSTVIAPGIFPEMKVLTHLLIENDCELWAISSTNDWVVTAGVREFGIPPERVLAACVHKNDGHATDRLIRMPSGEGKAVAIREVIRRTPDAAFGNSRWDQAMLELSKHPYAINPNPDLEQIARERNWTVYKPE, encoded by the coding sequence ATGACCCAGCCCGTTACTTCGCTTTCAGCCGCCGCCGAACAGTTCATTGAATCCATCATCCGCCAGCGCCCTCGCCTCGCTGTCTTCGACTGCGACGGCACTCTTTGGAAAGCCGACTCCGGCGAACGCTTCTTCTATTGGGAAATGGAACGCGGACTCGTTTCCCGCGATGTCGCCGACAAAATGCGCGAGCGCTACGAACTTTATCGGCGCGGAATTGTCAGCGAGGAACAGATGTGCGGTGAGATGGTCACCATGCACAAGGGCATCTCTTGCGACGCTATCCAGCGCACAGCCGATGAGTTCTTCTCAACCGTTATCGCCCCCGGCATCTTCCCCGAAATGAAGGTGCTCACGCATCTGCTCATCGAGAACGACTGCGAACTGTGGGCCATCTCATCCACCAACGACTGGGTCGTCACCGCCGGCGTGCGCGAATTTGGAATTCCGCCAGAGCGCGTGCTTGCCGCCTGCGTTCACAAGAACGACGGCCATGCCACGGACCGCCTCATTCGCATGCCCTCCGGCGAAGGCAAGGCCGTTGCCATCCGCGAAGTCATCCGTCGTACCCCGGATGCCGCCTTCGGAAACTCCCGCTGGGACCAGGCCATGCTCGAATTATCCAAGCATCCATACGCTATCAATCCCAATCCAGATCTCGAGCAAATCGCCCGGGAACGCAACTGGACCGTCTACAAGCCTGAGTAG